The proteins below come from a single Polynucleobacter necessarius genomic window:
- the thrC gene encoding threonine synthase: MRYQSTRGNSPQQSFLEILLGGLAPDGGLYLPTHYPQVAPTQLDSWRGLSYADLAYEVLSLYCDDIPEADLRALLRKTYIEQVYCNGRPQDNAKDITPLHWLGEERGTRIGLLSLSNGPTLAFKDMAMQLLGNLFEYALKRTGQNLNILGATSGDTGSAAEYAMRGKEGVRVFMLSPRGKMSAFQSAQMYSLQDPNIFNLAVAGVFDDCQDIVKAVSNDPTFKAKNQIGTVNSINWGRVVAQVVYYFQGYLLATKSSSEKVSFTVPSGNFGNVCAGHIARMMSLPIEHLVVATNENDVLDEFFRTGVYRARKSAKTLHTSSPSMDISKASNFERFVFDFMGQDDNATAAMFKQVDTTGGFDISQEAVFKDLGKYGFQSGRSTHANRLETIRDIESKYGIMIDTHTADGVKVAREHLQAGVPMLVLETALPIKFEETIQEALDCPAECPPAFKDIKSKPQRVVNIDADVNQVKEFITTHVG, from the coding sequence ATGCGTTACCAATCGACTCGTGGCAATAGCCCACAACAATCCTTCTTAGAAATTTTGTTGGGTGGGTTGGCGCCAGATGGCGGCCTTTATTTGCCGACGCATTACCCGCAAGTTGCCCCTACTCAGCTGGACTCTTGGCGTGGATTGTCCTATGCGGATTTGGCCTATGAGGTCTTGAGTCTGTATTGTGATGACATTCCTGAAGCAGATTTGCGTGCTCTTTTACGCAAAACCTATATCGAGCAAGTTTATTGCAACGGCCGTCCACAAGATAATGCTAAAGACATCACCCCTTTACATTGGTTGGGTGAGGAGCGGGGCACTCGTATCGGTTTATTAAGCCTTTCGAATGGCCCAACTTTGGCATTCAAAGATATGGCGATGCAATTGCTTGGCAATCTTTTTGAATACGCATTAAAACGCACCGGTCAGAATCTCAATATCCTGGGCGCTACGTCTGGTGATACAGGTAGCGCTGCTGAGTATGCCATGCGTGGTAAAGAGGGTGTCCGCGTATTTATGCTTTCGCCTCGCGGCAAAATGAGCGCCTTCCAATCGGCTCAGATGTATTCATTGCAGGACCCTAATATTTTTAATCTGGCAGTTGCTGGCGTCTTTGACGATTGTCAGGATATTGTGAAAGCGGTGAGTAATGATCCCACTTTCAAAGCCAAGAATCAGATTGGTACCGTGAACTCCATTAACTGGGGTCGAGTAGTCGCTCAGGTGGTGTACTACTTCCAGGGGTATCTGCTGGCGACAAAATCTAGCTCCGAAAAAGTTTCATTTACTGTGCCCTCTGGAAACTTTGGCAATGTTTGTGCTGGCCATATTGCCCGCATGATGAGTTTGCCGATTGAGCATCTTGTGGTGGCCACCAACGAGAATGATGTTCTGGATGAATTCTTCCGTACCGGGGTTTACCGTGCACGTAAGTCTGCCAAGACATTGCACACCTCAAGCCCATCCATGGATATCTCCAAAGCAAGTAACTTTGAGCGGTTTGTTTTTGATTTTATGGGTCAAGATGATAACGCTACTGCTGCAATGTTTAAGCAAGTTGATACTACCGGTGGCTTTGATATTTCCCAGGAAGCTGTATTCAAAGATCTCGGTAAATACGGTTTTCAATCTGGACGAAGCACACATGCAAATCGTCTCGAAACGATTCGTGATATCGAGAGTAAGTACGGTATCATGATTGATACGCATACAGCAGATGGTGTAAAAGTTGCTCGCGAGCACTTGCAAGCAGGCGTCCCAATGCTGGTTCTAGAAACGGCTTTACCAATTAAGTTTGAAGAAACGATTCAAGAGGCATTAGACTGTCCCGCTGAATGCCCGCCTGCATTCAAAGATATCAAATCAAAGCCGCAGCGTGTGGTCAATATTGATGCCGATGTCAATCAGGTTAAAGAATTTATAACAACACACGTTGGTTAA